The genomic segment AGCTAGGATTCGATTTCCtcttgaaggacacggagcagctcctccccagtgtgactccattcgcccaggcaaaccagatgcagaacagcatgataccgccatgctctgcataggtgatatgctggaggaccactcctAATTGTGCCTACAGtgtaggctgaggacaaggttgaggatgaggagacagaggaggacgTTGGTGCAGAAATCACAGTTTGAGAACGCAGAGGCAGCACTGCCGTCACCTAGTTGCTGGTttgcctgggcaggaaccacatttacccagtgggtcaTAAAGgagatatattgtccttgaccatagttatagctccacacgttggcggtACCATGAACTTtaccagacactgacaggctgaaGGATTAGCCCACCGtctgctcaacatacgtgtgcagggttgGTACAGTCGTTTTTGGGAAGTAATGACAGCTTGGGCCATGCCAACtgctgaggagaggtaagtgaagggagaggcaaagcaatgctgggagttgtagttatttaactgggactgtatataAGGGCTGAAGGAAGGGATGTTATTCACATAGAGCTGTGTGTTTGAggcggctgggggagggagtgatgttatttacatgggactgagtgTTTGAggcggctgggggagggagtgatgttatttacatgggactgaatgttggagggggctgggggagggtgatgttatttacatgggactgtatgttgatggcggctgtgggagggagtgatgttatttacatgggactgaatattacaggggtctgagggagggagggagtgatgctatttacatgggattgaatgtttaggggaagatgttatttacatgggactgtatgttgaaagtggatggtggggggaatgatgtcatttacatgggactgaatgttgagggggtgatgtttacatgggattgtgcgttggaggcggctggggaggtggtgatgttatttacatgggactgtattttggagggggctggagagatggtgtgatgttatttacatgggactgtatggtggagggggggtatataactgcagggggcactgcaaatccaggggacattataagcggtctaattactactgggggctctatagaatGGACCtaaagatccgccttatttctactaagagcactatgggggccttataacTACTAagtggtctgtagagagcttcattaccactgggggaaaaatagggggccttatttctactgggggctctgtgagggtattattaatactgaagggctcttctactaatgggggcattcttggggagcattatcactgttgggggcactatagggggcagtattactaatgagggcatcctAGAAGGGAgaaactattggtgggactatgaggagcactattactatggggggggggggcagtaatgtttcttcaggatagtatttaggggtattagggagcacagcgagcagcaggattacACTGtgaggactccagttgggggatgatgatagaaaagtgatgaaggtaagatgtctgtgtgtcatactctgcagagacaagtcgttgctgaaagaagttgtacggaccaaatggagaagatgatgacaaagaagatctacatcagaggagacgtcacctggaggccctggatgtgataggtaagtgctgctgtatacagcaaaatgcggtggggggggggggggcggcatttttattggggcttgggccccggatcttttgagaccctagcaacgcccctgccagcAGCCATGTTGGGGGTAATTGATTTATGAATTGGTTTAAGACTGCATAGAGTGAGTTGAGCTGTCTGCCTCGTACCTGGGAAACAGCCAAACTGCTCCCCTGGAGATAGTTAGCACAGAGATGCTAACGATGATGGGCACGTTTTCTGATCACACTTCAGGACAGGGGACTGCAGACTCTCTGGCCCCTTTTGTCAGCAGGGAGGTTCCTAACCAGAGAATGAACAATAATATGTTGTCCTTCATAACTTGTTCAGGAGGGGGCGGATGTCTCCAGAATCCAGCTCATCACCTCTGGTATGATGGGGCATTGCATGGACACCAGACATGGTGTATCAACTCGCCTTTATCTTCCTAAAAGAAGGATCTCACCTTCCGAGCATCCTGGACGTGTCTCCTTTGATATGCTAAGACTCAgaacggtgagataagaacccaaGGCGCTCTCATGAAGGAAGGACAAACACAGGAGAAGGAGCAGTAAGACACTGCTGGACAGACAAGGaacagactagatcagaagcagtcggcactgccaggctatcagacgcagttagaacactgctaggctgaacagAGTGGACTCAGACACAGAACAGGAACAGAAGAAcaggcaaggcatggacaaggataacaacatcaaTATCATCACAGGACAGGTACGGAGAACAGACAaagcaacaaaaacagaccagtcAGCCCTtggcccagttcatccccaccaccacctCTGTGAAGAACAAGGCTAACTGGCTCTCCGCCTCTGGGTTTGCCTCTGGTCTGCTGGtgaacttggttctgtggtagtgctaccactactGCTTAACCTGCTTTACTGtcatgttcttttattacatgtgtaataaagtactctgttggtccctggtctgttTTTGCCTGTTGGCGAGACGTCCCAGAGCTTTGCCTTGGGCCTCGGGCACGTGACACCACTAAAAAGGGGTTTGATAAAGGGCTGAAACCCAACACTCCTAAAATCCATTTACGGCTATCAATGCCCAATTACAAGGGAAATTTACAGGTCAATCTTTAgtcagaacttttttttaaagctcTTAGAAATCTTAAACCAGTTTTTATCCGTCTTTGCCATCCTGGGATCTTTCAACTGTACTTAAATCCCTTGCCATGCATCCATTTGAGCCTATGGAAGATGCCTCTCAAAAAATATTGACCTATAAAAAAGTATTTCTAATAGCCATCCCATGTGCGAAATCTGTTAGTGAGTTAAAGGCGCTATCCTGTAGAGAACCATACTGCAGAGATCTTGGAGATTGTCTGGTTCTGCGTACCATGCCTGGTTTCATTCCAAAAGTTGCCTCCACTTCTTATATTCATCAAGAGATCTCTTTGTCTGTTTTTGCCTCTGATTCCATTCACAATGATCAAATAAACTGTCATTTCCTGAATGTCAGAAAGGCTTTTCCTATTTACATCCTAAAGACAGAAACAAATAGGAAGGCAGAAAAATTCTTCTTACAGTTCCAAGGACCTAATAAGGGCAAGAAGGCCAGTAAAGCATCCATTGCAATTGGTAAAAAGGTAACCATTGACTACTGCTATGACCTTTTGAATCTGCGGTCTCCATTGCAAGTTAAAGCGCACTCCACCCGGTCCAATTCCTCCTCCTTGGCTGAACTGGCTCAGGTGTCTATGAGATGGATTTGCATACAGGCAATATGGGCCCCGTCTTCAACATTCATCAGACACTATTGTCTGGATGTTATAGCAGCAGAAGAGTGCTACAGTTGGCGACTTAAAGTACagtacccccctccctccttccaaATAATATTGCTTTTCAAGTCCCATTGTATGCTATGCTGCCACAGGACTATCAGGAAATCCAAAACTTACTCAATGAAATTTCCTTTTCCTGGAATTCGTAGGCGGCACAGGCTTTCCCTCCCTTAATAAATGTATTGCTGCATACAAAATACAGGGACTCTTTTGTGTCTTTCTGATACCTTTATAGGTTGTCTCAATTGTTTCAGGGAGGTTGTATTGTATTGTTAATTACGAATTGTTGATAATTAaatggtttatttttttaattttgctcATATGAAATTAATCAATAAAGATACTAAAAAATGATTTGACAATGTGATATACCATGAtggtcacaaaaaaaaacaaaacactttttgGTGGCAGGTCATGTCTTGTCATGTCTAAAAAGATCTGTACATTTCCCTCATTCTAAACATGAATTTGTTTTCTTTCCTATGTGATTTGTCGCATATATAACAAGATCTATCTGTAAAATAttccccacattctaaacattaatacagcttctctcctgtgtgacttatcgcatgtgtaacaagatgtgaCTTTTCTGTAAAATATTTCCCAGTTTTTAAACATGAATATGGCCTCTCTCCTctatgaattctctcatgtttaacaagatgtgaattccgtgtaaaacatttcccacattctgaacatgaatatggtttctcccctgtgtgatatcTCTCATGTCTAGAAAGatctgatttatctgtaaaacatttcccacaaagtgaacatgaatacggtttatctcctgtgtgatttctctcatgtctaacaagatttgatttatcggtaaaacatttcccacattctgaacatgaatatggcttctctccagtgTGACGTATCGCATGTTTAACAAGAcatgatttatctgtaaaacatttcccacattctgaacatgaatacggcttttctcctgtgtgacttctcttatgtGCAACAAGAcatgatttatctgtaaaacatttaccacattctggacatgaatacggtttctctcctgtgtgtattctctcatgtctaacaagatttgatttttctgtaaaacatttcccacattctgaacatgaatacggcttttctcctgtgtgacttctcttatgtGCAACAAGACATGATTTatctataaaacatttcccacattctggacatgaatatggtttctctcctgtgtgaattctctcatgtgtaacaagatctgatttctgtgtaaattgtttgccacattctgagcacgaatatggtttctctcctgtgtgagttctcttatGTCCAACAAGAACTGATTTatatgtaaaacattttccacattctgaacatgaatatggtttctctcctgtgtgaattctctcatgtctagCAAGATCTgttttatctgtaaaacattttccacattctgaacatgaatatggcttctctcctgtgtgatttcttttATGTCTAACAAAATTAGATTTAtcggtaaaacatttcccacattctgaacatgaatatggcttctctccagtgtgacttctcttatgtgtaacaagacatgatttatttgtaaaacatttcccacattctgaacatgaatatggcttttctcctctgtgaattctctcatgtctaacaagattagatttttctgtaaaacatttcccacattcaggacatgaatatggtttctctcctgtatgaattttctcatgtgtaacaagatctgatttctgtgtgaaacatttcccacaaagtgaacatgaatatggcttctctcctgtgtgacttctttcatgtataacaagatttgatttatctgtaaaacatttcccacattctgaacaggagtatGGCTTTTCCCTTGTGTGAAATCCTCTGTCTGTAGAATGAcctgagatttttgtgaactctttAACACAGTGAAACCTTTTATCCCCTTTCTGACCTTTAGTTGTGGTCACAATTTGTGATTGGTCAGGAAAAGGTTCTTGATCATTAAGGGGATTATATAatagatctgtactgtgaagtcctggatgtacattaaggttttctcctgaagagcgctgcatGATATCTTCATTATAATTTAGTGATAACATGAAGTTTCCTTCAGAATTCCTACTGGGATTTCCTGTTGATATAAAAATTTgaatttgtaatatttttttaaaccatacAATACACAAAATACATTATAATATTCCAATTAGGCTGGAAATGAATCTGGTAGGAAGGAGAAAcaaagggtcatttattaagaccggcatcttaataacccctttagctggtggtggatctgccgaagttatgtagagacgcCAGCCTTTACATAACTTCAGCGTTTCCACCACGGGTCTAAATGTaaaccagcttccttgctgtcttagatttagaccattttctaggcCTAAAACAGGAATAGAAAATAATGAATGTCCCGCCATgcacccttttttagacctggtgtgagcggagaAAATCGCAGACTGTGGAACAAATAACTTTTATGCTGCAAACTGGATGTGGATATGACTGACCGCCATGTCCTGCAGGAACAGCCAGGATCAAAGAAGAATCTGATCAGAGATCGCCGTTAGCTGGATAAGAGGAACACTTCATGATGTGATGGGGACATCTCCAATCAAAGAGAAGCGCAGCAGCCGGTGATCAGATTATCCTCCTGCCCTAAAGGCACCAAGGACAGAATCTGGAGTCACTTTCTCCATTTACGATTACATACCTGTAGTGACATCTCcaggaatgtcctcctccacctcactcttacacgggggatcgcccatcatcctctcttcttcatcctccactttaatatcagtcagatcttccccctgatttgtcatctgtaacaattcagtacaatacagaagacaggtgggaaatctaacagatccacagaagagacccccataatctatgacccctctatgactgaaGGACCCCcaatatagatgtgtatagggctcagctccatctacctgaggattctctgggaccttctcctctggacagtcctgggaatacagaggacgaggACATCTCTCAGGTGGATTTCTCCtactggatccatctgtggagacacaagcacacagtgactgaatacatggcctcctgtagatctgtctatagatcggacacttctctcagctccttcacttTTACATTTAGTTATCAGGGATAAATAACAAAGTTCTTCTCCTCACCACCTGTGCCAAGGTTCcagctcatagcaggccacagt from the Bufo bufo chromosome 2, aBufBuf1.1, whole genome shotgun sequence genome contains:
- the LOC120992081 gene encoding zinc finger protein 271-like gives rise to the protein MMEEHQPLISQDGSSRRNPPERCPRPLYSQDCPEEKVPENPQMTNQGEDLTDIKVEDEEERMMGDPPCKSEVEEDIPGDVTTGNPSRNSEGNFMLSLNYNEDIMQRSSGENLNVHPGLHSTDLLYNPLNDQEPFPDQSQIVTTTKGQKGDKRFHCVKEFTKISGHSTDRGFHTREKPYSCSECGKCFTDKSNLVIHERSHTGEKPYSCSLCGKCFTQKSDLVTHEKIHTGEKPYSCPECGKCFTEKSNLVRHERIHRGEKPYSCSECGKCFTNKSCLVTHKRSHTGEKPYSCSECGKCFTDKSNFVRHKRNHTGEKPYSCSECGKCFTDKTDLARHERIHTGEKPYSCSECGKCFTYKSVLVGHKRTHTGEKPYSCSECGKQFTQKSDLVTHERIHTGEKPYSCPECGKCFIDKSCLVAHKRSHTGEKPYSCSECGKCFTEKSNLVRHERIHTGEKPYSCPECGKCFTDKSCLVAHKRSHTGEKPYSCSECGKCFTDKSCLVKHAIRHTGEKPYSCSECGKCFTDKSNLVRHERNHTGDKPYSCSLCGKCFTDKSDLSRHERYHTGEKPYSCSECGKCFTRNSHLKKHERIHTGEKPYSCSECGKCFTNKSHLVAHKRSHTGEKPYSCSECGKYFTDKSNLVRHKRNHTGEKPYSCSECGKCFTDKSDVSRHERIHTGEKPYSCSECGKQFTQKSELVKHERIHTGEKPYSCSECGKQFTQKSDLVKHERIHTGEKPYSCPECGKCFINISSLVAHKRRHTGEKPYSCSECGKCFLEKANLARHQRIHTGEKPYSCPECGKCFSDKSCLVAHKRSHTGEKPYSCSECGKFFRDKSCFVRHERSHTGEKPYSCSECGKCFTRNLNLVKHERIHRGVSPYSCLKTGKCFTEKSHLVTHAISHTGQKLY